One segment of Paenibacillus sp. FSL R7-0337 DNA contains the following:
- a CDS encoding beta-glucoside-specific PTS transporter subunit IIABC, producing MDQQKLAKEILKLVGGEDNIQDYTHCMTRLRFNLRDNGAADRIKLKELPGVMDVNINGGQFQVIIGNDVSKVYGELSKIAKNNAGSATENAEQQGNNKGQKLGIKASIGKFFADILPGIFNPLVPAIAGAGMIKALLAIIVMFNATAATTDLYKILNIISDAVFYFLPMLLAFSSAKKFNVNPYLAVVIGGVLLHPNFAKFMADGITSMSFLGLPVKLVSYSSSVIPIIATVWIMSYVERFVRKIVPNVLKTILEPMLILLIVAPIALIVIGPVGIYAGNAIADGYMYFYEHFGVIAGTLLGATFSLMVITGLHYGLIPLVFQAIAQNGFDYIMPIMTVANIAQAGAVFAVFLRTKNSGMKSLSGASTISALMGISEPAIYGVNLKLKKPFIAGLIGSAAGAFILSIFQVAAYALGKVGLPSLPLYIGHKFSLMILAVCVSFVVAAVVAYVLGFKDVTEAPAEENSTDLPSPPANEPQSAKKLQNEQIYAPIAGEVKSLSEVSDPAFSQETMGKGIAILPSEGRVVSPINGVVSVAFKKKHAVLLTSDDGAEVLIHVGIDTVKLGGKHFTLHVNQGDRINVGDLILEFDKDSIIQEGFDIITPIIISNTSGYTDITAVSQTTVKEKDTLLKLNV from the coding sequence AGGATTATACTCATTGTATGACCAGACTTCGCTTCAATCTGCGGGATAATGGGGCTGCGGACCGAATAAAGCTAAAGGAACTGCCTGGAGTGATGGATGTTAACATTAACGGCGGGCAATTTCAGGTAATCATCGGGAACGATGTGTCCAAGGTGTATGGAGAGTTAAGCAAAATTGCCAAAAACAATGCTGGCTCTGCCACGGAGAACGCTGAACAACAAGGTAACAATAAAGGGCAGAAGCTCGGCATTAAGGCTTCGATTGGCAAGTTTTTTGCAGATATATTACCCGGGATATTTAACCCTCTTGTTCCGGCTATAGCGGGAGCAGGGATGATCAAGGCGCTGCTGGCTATAATCGTCATGTTCAATGCCACAGCGGCGACTACGGATCTCTACAAAATTCTGAATATTATTTCAGATGCTGTATTCTATTTCCTGCCGATGCTGCTCGCCTTCAGCTCTGCGAAGAAATTCAATGTTAATCCGTATCTGGCTGTTGTGATAGGGGGCGTGCTGCTCCATCCTAACTTTGCTAAGTTTATGGCCGATGGGATAACGTCGATGAGCTTCCTGGGGCTACCGGTCAAACTGGTGTCCTACTCGTCCTCTGTTATTCCTATTATTGCAACCGTATGGATCATGTCTTATGTAGAACGTTTTGTCCGCAAAATTGTTCCGAATGTATTGAAGACCATCCTGGAACCGATGCTGATCCTGTTAATTGTGGCACCTATCGCCTTAATCGTGATTGGCCCGGTAGGAATTTATGCGGGTAATGCCATTGCCGATGGCTACATGTACTTCTATGAGCACTTTGGTGTGATCGCCGGGACGCTGCTTGGAGCCACCTTCTCGCTGATGGTCATCACCGGACTGCATTACGGCCTCATTCCGCTTGTCTTCCAGGCGATTGCCCAGAACGGCTTCGACTACATTATGCCGATTATGACCGTTGCTAATATCGCGCAGGCCGGTGCAGTATTCGCCGTATTCCTGAGAACCAAGAATAGCGGTATGAAATCCTTGTCTGGAGCCTCAACCATTAGTGCGCTGATGGGTATTTCTGAACCGGCAATTTATGGTGTGAACCTCAAGTTGAAAAAGCCGTTTATTGCCGGGTTGATCGGCAGTGCGGCAGGTGCATTCATCTTAAGTATCTTCCAGGTGGCAGCCTATGCGCTGGGTAAAGTCGGCTTGCCGTCCTTGCCGCTGTACATCGGGCATAAATTCTCGCTGATGATCCTGGCAGTGTGTGTCAGCTTTGTCGTTGCGGCTGTTGTCGCTTATGTTCTGGGCTTCAAGGATGTTACAGAGGCGCCGGCGGAAGAGAACAGTACGGACCTTCCGAGCCCGCCTGCTAATGAACCTCAATCTGCCAAAAAGCTGCAGAATGAGCAAATCTATGCTCCCATTGCAGGCGAGGTTAAAAGCTTAAGCGAAGTCAGTGATCCTGCCTTTTCGCAGGAGACGATGGGGAAAGGGATTGCGATCCTGCCTAGTGAGGGCCGAGTTGTCTCTCCAATTAATGGTGTAGTGTCGGTAGCGTTCAAAAAGAAACATGCTGTCCTCCTTACCAGCGACGACGGGGCAGAGGTTCTGATTCATGTCGGGATTGATACGGTCAAGCTGGGCGGCAAACACTTCACGCTCCATGTGAATCAAGGCGACCGGATAAATGTCGGCGATCTGATTCTTGAATTCGATAAGGACAGCATTATTCAGGAGGGCTTCGATATCATTACTCCGATAATTATCTCTAATACGAGCGGCTACACAGATATTACTGCGGTCAGCCAGACCACCGTGAAAGAAAAGGATACTCTGCTGAAACTTAATGTATAA